A genome region from Micromonospora peucetia includes the following:
- the rph gene encoding rifamycin-inactivating phosphotransferase: MTERYVLDLQEVDETRGAVVGGKAAHLGGLSRIEGIRVPAGFCVTTDAFRRIMAEAPSIDDRLDQLSRLKPDDREAIRTLSADIRRTIEGIAIPGDLTAAITRALAQLGEQAAYAVRSSATAEDLPTASFAGQQDTYLNVVGPAAILQHVSRCWASLFTERAVTYRQRNGIDHRAVHMAVVVQQMVLPDAAGILFTADPVTGNRKVATVDASFGLGEALVSGLVNPDVFRVRGGEIVARTVAAKQRAVHALPAGGTREVAIDPRRQEQPALTDTQAVRLVQLGRRIEAHFGRPQDVEWCLVDDDFQIVQSRPITTLFPIPTAGDSENHVYLSVGHQQMMTDAMRPLGLSVWQLTAMAPMQEAGGRLFVDSTRHLASPASRAGFLEMVGRSDPLTRDALETVLERDDFVPALPDAGPGGLPVGGAPAPIETDPAIVTELVERSEASIAALRRDIRTKTGPALFDFLLEAFQEHKRVLADPLSMQAIMAGMEATWWLNDQLREWLGEKNAADALTLSAPGNVTSEMGLALLDVADVIRPYPQVVAFLRGVEDDGFLDGLPKLAGGIEARDAIEAYLDRYGMRCVGEIDITRPRWSERPATLVPVILDNVRNFEAGAAKRRFEQGRQNAQKKAQEVLVRLRALPDGERKADETKRMIDRVRTFVGYREYPKYGIVSRYFVYKQALLDEAERLVRAGVLPEKEDAFYLTFQELHDVVRSNQADGELIQQRKDAFRSYQALTPPRVLTSDGEAITGAYRRDDVPTGALIGLPVSAGTVEGRARVILDMAQADLEPGDILVTAHTDPSWTPLFVAVAGLVTEVGGLMTHGAVIAREYGLPAVVSVVDATRLIPDGQRIRVHGSDGYVEILP, from the coding sequence ATGACCGAGCGGTACGTGTTGGACCTTCAAGAGGTCGACGAGACGCGGGGCGCGGTTGTTGGCGGCAAGGCCGCGCACCTGGGCGGGCTGTCGCGGATCGAAGGCATCCGCGTGCCGGCCGGGTTTTGCGTGACGACGGACGCCTTCCGGCGGATCATGGCGGAAGCGCCGTCGATCGACGATCGGCTCGATCAGCTGTCACGCCTGAAGCCGGACGACCGGGAGGCGATCCGCACACTCAGCGCGGACATCCGCCGGACCATCGAAGGGATCGCCATCCCCGGCGACCTGACGGCGGCGATCACCCGCGCGCTCGCCCAACTCGGCGAGCAGGCCGCCTACGCCGTCCGATCCAGCGCGACGGCAGAGGACCTGCCGACAGCCTCCTTCGCGGGCCAGCAGGACACATACCTGAACGTCGTGGGGCCGGCGGCGATCCTCCAGCACGTCAGCCGGTGCTGGGCGTCGCTGTTCACCGAACGGGCCGTGACCTACCGCCAGCGCAACGGCATCGACCACCGTGCGGTCCACATGGCCGTGGTCGTACAGCAGATGGTCTTGCCGGATGCCGCCGGCATCCTGTTCACGGCCGACCCCGTCACGGGCAACCGGAAGGTCGCCACCGTGGACGCCAGCTTCGGCCTCGGAGAGGCCCTGGTTTCCGGCCTGGTGAACCCGGACGTCTTCAGGGTGCGCGGCGGCGAGATCGTCGCCAGGACGGTCGCCGCCAAGCAGCGTGCCGTGCACGCCCTGCCGGCCGGCGGCACGCGGGAAGTGGCGATCGACCCGCGGCGGCAGGAGCAGCCGGCGCTGACGGACACTCAGGCCGTGCGGCTCGTGCAGCTCGGGCGGCGGATCGAAGCGCATTTCGGCCGCCCGCAGGACGTCGAATGGTGCCTCGTCGACGATGACTTCCAGATCGTGCAGAGCCGACCGATCACCACGCTGTTTCCCATCCCAACGGCCGGCGACTCGGAGAACCACGTCTATCTCTCCGTCGGTCATCAGCAGATGATGACCGACGCCATGAGGCCACTGGGGCTCTCGGTGTGGCAGCTGACGGCCATGGCGCCGATGCAGGAGGCCGGCGGGAGGCTGTTCGTCGACTCCACCCGGCACCTGGCCTCGCCCGCGAGCCGCGCCGGCTTCCTGGAGATGGTGGGCAGGTCCGATCCGCTGACCAGGGACGCGCTGGAGACCGTCCTGGAGCGCGACGACTTCGTCCCGGCGCTCCCGGACGCCGGTCCCGGCGGGCTGCCGGTCGGCGGCGCGCCCGCCCCGATCGAGACCGATCCGGCCATCGTCACCGAGCTGGTCGAGCGCAGCGAGGCGTCCATCGCCGCCCTGCGGCGCGACATCCGGACGAAGACCGGACCGGCGCTGTTCGACTTCCTGCTGGAGGCCTTCCAGGAGCACAAGAGGGTCCTCGCTGATCCACTGAGCATGCAGGCGATCATGGCGGGGATGGAGGCCACCTGGTGGCTCAACGACCAGCTACGGGAATGGCTGGGCGAGAAGAACGCCGCCGACGCCCTCACGCTGTCCGCTCCCGGCAACGTCACGTCGGAGATGGGGCTGGCGCTGCTCGACGTCGCGGACGTGATCCGCCCGTATCCGCAGGTGGTCGCGTTCCTGCGCGGCGTCGAGGACGACGGTTTCCTGGACGGGCTGCCGAAACTCGCGGGCGGAATCGAAGCGCGCGACGCCATCGAGGCCTACCTCGACCGGTACGGCATGCGCTGCGTCGGCGAGATCGACATCACGAGGCCGCGCTGGAGCGAACGCCCCGCCACCCTCGTGCCCGTGATCCTCGACAACGTCAGGAACTTCGAGGCGGGCGCCGCCAAGCGGCGCTTCGAGCAGGGGCGGCAGAATGCGCAGAAGAAGGCGCAGGAGGTGCTCGTACGCCTGCGGGCGCTGCCGGACGGGGAGCGGAAGGCCGACGAGACCAAGCGGATGATCGACCGGGTCCGCACCTTCGTCGGCTACCGGGAGTACCCGAAGTACGGCATCGTCAGCCGCTACTTCGTCTACAAGCAGGCCCTGCTCGACGAGGCCGAGCGCCTCGTGCGGGCCGGCGTGCTTCCCGAGAAGGAGGACGCCTTCTACCTCACGTTCCAGGAGCTTCACGACGTCGTGCGCTCGAACCAGGCGGATGGCGAGCTGATCCAGCAGCGCAAGGACGCGTTCCGGTCGTACCAGGCGCTCACGCCGCCCCGGGTGCTGACGTCGGATGGCGAGGCCATCACCGGGGCGTACCGACGCGACGACGTGCCGACCGGCGCCCTGATCGGCCTACCGGTCTCCGCCGGGACCGTCGAAGGGCGCGCCCGCGTCATCCTGGACATGGCCCAGGCCGATCTCGAACCGGGTGACATCCTCGTCACGGCCCACACGGACCCGAGCTGGACGCCCCTCTTCGTCGCCGTCGCAGGCCTGGTCACGGAGGTCGGAGGATTGATGACACACGGCGCCGTGATCGCCCGGGAGTACGGCCTGCCGGCTGTCGTCAGCGTGGTGGATGCCACCCGGCTGATTCCCGACGGGCAGCGGATCCGCGTGCACGGAAGCGACGGGTACGTCGAGATCCTGCCGTGA
- a CDS encoding MFS transporter, translated as MLAPLRYGAFRYLAAGRLVNMLGNGVAPIALAFAVLDMTGSIGDLGLVVGARSVMTVLFVLFGGVVADRIPRRLVLVGSNVLSALTQAAVAALVLTGTATIPLLLALGAANGIVSALSQPASAAATPQTVPPELIQPANALIRLGINAGMIGGAAFGGLLVAAVGPGWGLAIDALTFAIAAVAFTGVRVTASPAKRTRTSIVADLREGWTEFTARSWVWVVVLGFMVLNAALAGGVNVLGPAVADETIGRSAWGMVLAAQTAGMVVGGLIALRIRVRRLLLLGVACMFAESFLLLGLALAPNIVVLLSAGVAVGIAVEQFAVAWDTSIAQQIPADRLARVYSYDMLGSWVAIPLGQIAVGPVAAAIGTRDTLLILATLVVLAVLGMLASRDVRRLQAVAPAPAADAMQTEPADGGPSDSPTTKPTEPAARA; from the coding sequence ATGCTGGCTCCGCTGCGGTATGGCGCGTTTCGATACCTGGCTGCTGGCCGGCTGGTCAACATGCTGGGCAACGGTGTCGCTCCCATCGCGCTGGCCTTCGCCGTGCTCGACATGACCGGCTCGATAGGCGACCTGGGTCTGGTGGTCGGCGCGCGATCGGTGATGACCGTGCTGTTCGTGCTGTTCGGCGGGGTGGTGGCCGACCGGATTCCACGTCGGCTGGTGCTGGTCGGCTCCAATGTGCTGAGTGCGCTGACCCAGGCGGCGGTGGCCGCCCTGGTGCTCACCGGCACGGCGACGATCCCGCTGCTGCTGGCGCTCGGTGCGGCCAACGGCATCGTGAGCGCCCTGTCCCAGCCAGCCTCGGCCGCCGCGACGCCGCAGACTGTGCCGCCGGAGCTGATCCAGCCGGCCAACGCGCTCATCCGGCTCGGCATCAACGCGGGCATGATCGGCGGTGCCGCGTTCGGCGGCCTCCTGGTGGCCGCCGTCGGGCCGGGGTGGGGCCTCGCCATCGACGCGCTCACCTTCGCCATCGCGGCTGTCGCGTTCACCGGAGTCCGGGTCACTGCCTCGCCGGCGAAGCGCACCCGTACGAGCATCGTCGCCGACCTCCGGGAGGGCTGGACGGAGTTCACCGCGCGGAGCTGGGTCTGGGTCGTGGTGCTCGGCTTCATGGTCCTCAACGCGGCCCTCGCTGGCGGCGTGAACGTGCTCGGCCCGGCCGTCGCGGACGAGACGATCGGCCGTAGCGCCTGGGGCATGGTGTTGGCGGCGCAAACCGCCGGCATGGTCGTGGGCGGGTTGATCGCCCTGCGGATCCGGGTACGCCGGCTGCTGCTGCTCGGGGTGGCCTGCATGTTCGCCGAGTCGTTCCTGCTGTTGGGGCTGGCCCTGGCGCCCAACATCGTCGTGCTGTTGTCGGCCGGAGTGGCGGTCGGCATCGCCGTCGAACAGTTCGCGGTGGCCTGGGACACGTCGATCGCGCAGCAGATTCCGGCCGACCGGCTGGCCCGCGTCTACTCCTACGACATGTTGGGGTCATGGGTCGCCATCCCACTCGGCCAGATCGCGGTCGGACCGGTCGCCGCGGCGATCGGCACCCGTGACACGCTGCTGATCCTGGCGACATTGGTGGTGCTCGCCGTCCTCGGCATGCTGGCCAGCCGGGACGTCCGCCGGCTACAGGCGGTAGCCCCCGCCCCCGCTGCCGACGCAATGCAGACCGAGCCAGCCGACGGTGGACCGAGCGACAGCCCTACCACGAAGCCCACCGAACCAGCGGCCCGCGCCTGA
- a CDS encoding immunity 53 family protein: MALTVRRSASAHADERICEKKRLGHHDRVTGQDPQFYSHKPDPLTWLQAWYATQCDGDWEHEYGVSIETLDNPGWFLKLDLQETAMDGLTFPKREVHRSQHDWFIAQVVEGRFEVACGPLNLGEAIHQFRLWVADQHRGES; this comes from the coding sequence GTGGCGCTGACCGTGCGCCGGTCAGCGTCCGCACATGCCGATGAGCGGATATGCGAGAAGAAGCGCCTCGGGCATCATGATCGGGTGACCGGACAAGATCCGCAGTTCTACTCCCATAAGCCCGACCCGTTGACGTGGCTTCAAGCGTGGTACGCCACACAGTGCGATGGGGACTGGGAGCACGAGTACGGCGTGTCGATCGAGACGCTTGACAACCCGGGCTGGTTCCTGAAGCTGGACTTGCAGGAAACCGCCATGGACGGCTTGACGTTTCCCAAGCGTGAGGTCCACCGAAGCCAGCACGATTGGTTCATCGCTCAGGTGGTCGAAGGCCGGTTCGAGGTCGCCTGTGGGCCACTCAATCTCGGTGAAGCGATCCACCAGTTCCGGCTTTGGGTGGCCGACCAACATCGAGGCGAGTCCTGA
- a CDS encoding SMI1/KNR4 family protein translates to MELAEFEALAEPLRRKSAAAQAEYGFALIEGHTATPEEIASVERKMAVALPVKYKAFMMRYGGGELFGFVELFPIGPVPSSWHDLRTLNDREFPERSFVAVASVGTGDHWGFQVIDGHCHEQVWFHFHDAGDDEFVAQDFLEFMASYGLKA, encoded by the coding sequence ATGGAGCTTGCGGAGTTCGAGGCGCTGGCGGAACCACTTCGTCGGAAGTCGGCTGCGGCACAAGCCGAGTACGGGTTCGCGCTTATCGAAGGCCATACCGCCACCCCGGAGGAGATTGCGAGCGTCGAGCGGAAGATGGCGGTAGCTCTGCCGGTCAAGTACAAGGCGTTCATGATGCGCTACGGCGGGGGCGAGTTGTTCGGCTTCGTCGAGTTGTTCCCGATCGGGCCCGTGCCCTCGTCGTGGCACGACCTCCGTACCCTCAACGACCGGGAGTTTCCCGAACGCAGCTTCGTCGCGGTCGCCTCGGTCGGCACCGGCGACCACTGGGGCTTCCAGGTGATCGACGGCCACTGCCACGAGCAGGTTTGGTTCCACTTTCACGACGCCGGCGATGACGAGTTCGTCGCCCAGGACTTCCTCGAGTTCATGGCAAGCTACGGGCTCAAGGCCTGA
- a CDS encoding GNAT family N-acetyltransferase, producing MRVGLLLLREAHESDIEQMLSFRNDPAVNRFMLRTSVDPGTFRQEWLAVPTSGTDFSCVAEVDGTVVAMGFLDVVDGMGQPGMPKRTEGVIGYIVEPGSTGKGVASDLARGLLAAAFDRLGLRRVIASCNADNPASARVLEKAGMRREQHGIEDSWHAELGWVDGYQYAILAREWHAIHSPERTLN from the coding sequence ATGCGCGTCGGCCTTCTCCTTCTTCGGGAAGCACACGAGAGCGACATTGAGCAGATGCTGTCCTTTCGCAACGATCCCGCAGTCAACCGGTTCATGCTCCGCACGAGTGTCGACCCGGGGACGTTTCGCCAGGAATGGCTGGCTGTGCCAACCAGTGGTACCGATTTCTCCTGCGTTGCCGAGGTCGACGGGACTGTTGTCGCGATGGGCTTCCTCGATGTCGTAGACGGCATGGGCCAGCCTGGGATGCCGAAGCGCACAGAAGGGGTTATCGGATACATCGTCGAGCCGGGCTCCACGGGGAAGGGCGTGGCGAGTGATCTCGCCCGCGGCCTGCTCGCGGCGGCGTTCGACCGCCTGGGGCTTCGGCGTGTCATCGCAAGCTGTAACGCCGACAATCCTGCCTCTGCACGGGTGCTCGAGAAGGCGGGGATGCGGCGTGAGCAACACGGAATCGAGGACTCGTGGCATGCCGAGTTGGGCTGGGTCGACGGCTACCAGTACGCGATCCTCGCGCGCGAATGGCACGCCATACACAGCCCAGAGCGAACCTTGAACTGA
- a CDS encoding dihydrofolate reductase family protein — MTKRSASRRVVTNMSLSLDGHYAAPDAPEDMGWVMPYAVTDVARDQMTSLRESATTALLGRVNAEGFLSFWPTVIGMEGADPRDEGFAKWLVDTDKVVLSSTLGEAPWARTTIVDKPTAEVVSDLKETEGGDILVLSSASVIKALLAADMVDRLAMTIFPVFLGGGPRLFDDGLPAGQWALVSQAAGEHGTLALVYDRVR; from the coding sequence ATGACGAAGCGGAGCGCCAGCCGCCGAGTGGTCACCAACATGAGCCTCTCCCTCGACGGCCACTACGCTGCGCCGGACGCCCCTGAGGACATGGGCTGGGTGATGCCGTACGCCGTCACCGACGTGGCCCGCGACCAAATGACCAGCCTCCGGGAGTCGGCGACGACAGCCCTGCTCGGTCGGGTCAACGCCGAGGGATTCCTCAGCTTCTGGCCCACCGTCATCGGCATGGAGGGGGCCGACCCGCGCGACGAGGGCTTCGCGAAGTGGCTCGTCGACACCGACAAGGTGGTCCTCTCCTCCACCCTCGGCGAGGCGCCGTGGGCGCGGACGACAATCGTCGACAAGCCGACCGCGGAGGTGGTCTCGGACCTCAAGGAAACCGAAGGCGGCGACATTCTCGTGCTCTCCAGCGCGAGCGTCATCAAGGCGTTGCTGGCCGCCGACATGGTCGACCGGCTGGCCATGACGATCTTCCCGGTCTTCCTCGGTGGCGGACCGCGCCTCTTCGACGACGGCCTGCCCGCGGGGCAGTGGGCGCTCGTCAGCCAGGCCGCGGGCGAGCACGGCACCTTGGCTCTCGTCTACGACCGAGTCCGCTGA
- a CDS encoding metalloregulator ArsR/SmtB family transcription factor, translating to MDAVLTALADPARWRLVNLLAERPRSVGVLAQLAKARQPQTTKHLQTLERAGVVTSQRTGQRRIYALQPALLRDLAAVLSRLADTADQAGGTRETYDRYGISLQTERLAADESGWADGRSFRFLRSLRGHPELVWRHLTEASLLAGWWTPDDLRVSELVFETRPGGRIVQEYRDAEDVDRSDLVAGSAEGVVDDVRPNERLAYRLSPLLPDGGLAFTAHVDLGLRPTDTGTDLDVHWRITDSTVDSADFIAGIEIGFGQSLDKLAATLAAHHTVDTVGADTDTRSTK from the coding sequence ATGGACGCAGTCCTCACCGCACTGGCCGACCCGGCCCGCTGGCGGCTCGTGAACCTGCTGGCCGAGCGACCTCGCTCGGTCGGCGTCCTCGCCCAGCTCGCCAAGGCGCGCCAACCGCAGACGACCAAGCACCTACAGACCCTCGAGCGCGCCGGCGTCGTCACCTCCCAGCGCACCGGCCAGCGCCGCATCTACGCGCTCCAGCCCGCTCTCCTGCGGGACCTGGCGGCTGTGCTCAGCCGGCTCGCCGACACCGCGGACCAGGCCGGTGGCACCCGCGAGACCTACGACCGCTACGGGATCAGCCTCCAGACGGAGCGGCTCGCCGCAGACGAGTCGGGGTGGGCCGACGGCCGCTCGTTCAGGTTCCTCCGGTCGCTGAGAGGGCACCCTGAGCTGGTCTGGCGTCACCTGACCGAGGCCTCGCTGCTCGCCGGGTGGTGGACGCCCGACGACCTCCGCGTCTCCGAACTCGTCTTCGAGACGCGACCGGGTGGGCGAATCGTCCAGGAGTACCGCGATGCCGAGGACGTAGACCGCTCCGACCTGGTCGCCGGGAGCGCGGAGGGAGTCGTCGACGACGTACGCCCCAACGAGCGCCTCGCCTACCGGCTCTCCCCGCTGCTCCCCGACGGCGGCCTCGCCTTCACCGCCCACGTCGACCTCGGCCTCCGGCCCACCGACACCGGCACGGACCTCGATGTCCATTGGCGGATCACCGACAGCACCGTCGACTCCGCGGACTTCATCGCAGGCATCGAGATCGGCTTCGGCCAGAGCCTCGACAAGCTCGCGGCGACCCTCGCCGCGCACCACACCGTCGACACTGTCGGCGCCGACACCGACACAAGGAGCACGAAATGA
- a CDS encoding MerR family transcriptional regulator produces MDEHLTVGRVAELAGVSVRTLHHYDEIGLLEPSTRTAAGHRAYSVGDVERLREVLAYRRLGFGLREIADLVDDPATDAVAHLCRLRGLLMDQRDRAAAMVTAIDRELEARAMGIRTTPEEQLRVFGTQLYDVIGSAYPATRRTEPRIAARIWDALGDARTVLNVGAGTGSYEPPDRDVTAVEPSAVMRAQRPPGAAQCVAAAAESLPFEDQSFDAAMAVSTVHHWPDPVAGLREMQRVARRVVVFTYDADDTGWRERFWLTRDYLPEFADLLVGWPSLADLTGAIGGRAEPVLVPWDCADGFFEAYWRRPEAYLDEHVRRAVSVWTRVGPQAEQRAVSTLREDLSSGRWAERNRDLVALDTAELGLRLLVA; encoded by the coding sequence GTGGATGAGCACCTGACCGTGGGGCGGGTGGCGGAGTTGGCCGGTGTCAGCGTCCGCACCCTGCATCACTATGACGAGATCGGCCTCCTGGAGCCGTCCACGCGGACCGCGGCTGGGCACCGGGCCTACTCCGTGGGCGATGTGGAGCGACTCCGGGAGGTCCTCGCCTACCGGCGGCTCGGCTTCGGATTGCGGGAGATCGCGGATCTGGTTGACGATCCGGCCACCGACGCGGTCGCGCACCTGTGCCGGCTGCGCGGCCTGCTGATGGACCAGCGCGACCGCGCTGCTGCCATGGTGACCGCCATAGACAGGGAACTGGAGGCACGGGCAATGGGGATCAGGACGACGCCGGAGGAGCAACTGAGAGTGTTCGGCACACAGTTGTACGACGTCATCGGTTCTGCTTACCCGGCGACGCGGCGCACCGAGCCGCGGATAGCCGCACGCATCTGGGATGCGCTGGGAGACGCACGAACGGTGCTGAACGTCGGGGCCGGCACCGGCTCCTACGAACCACCCGACCGCGACGTCACGGCGGTGGAACCGTCGGCGGTCATGCGGGCGCAACGTCCCCCGGGCGCGGCGCAGTGCGTGGCCGCCGCTGCGGAGAGTCTGCCGTTCGAGGACCAGTCCTTCGACGCCGCGATGGCGGTCAGCACCGTCCATCACTGGCCGGACCCGGTCGCCGGGCTGCGGGAGATGCAGCGGGTGGCCCGCCGCGTGGTGGTGTTCACGTACGACGCCGATGACACCGGCTGGCGTGAACGGTTCTGGCTCACCCGTGACTACCTGCCTGAGTTCGCGGACCTTCTCGTCGGCTGGCCCTCACTGGCCGACCTGACCGGCGCGATCGGAGGACGCGCGGAGCCGGTGCTCGTTCCGTGGGACTGCGCCGACGGCTTCTTCGAGGCATACTGGCGCCGGCCCGAGGCATACCTGGACGAACATGTCCGCCGCGCGGTTTCGGTATGGACCAGAGTCGGACCGCAGGCTGAGCAACGGGCAGTCAGCACACTCCGCGAAGACCTCTCCTCGGGCCGGTGGGCCGAGCGCAACCGCGACCTCGTCGCCCTCGACACGGCAGAGCTCGGCCTCCGCCTGCTCGTAGCCTGA
- a CDS encoding sugar nucleotide-binding protein, with protein sequence MRLLVFGGTGFLGLEITRQAQLAGDDVVGTFHTRVPASTGVDWRRVDIRRRDDVTALARQARPDVVVNAAYRQTDWATTADGGTHVALAAAAVGARLVHVSSDAVFSGTTASYDETRLPDPTTPYGAAKAAAETAIKGIDPTAIIARTSLIVGDGGSPHEEYVHALASGAVTGALFTDDVRCPGHVTDLAAALLELAASPYTGVHHVAGVDAVSRYELGVLIARRDGLDHTALPTGLRAATSLPGPIDVRLDCVRTQSRLTTRLRGAREFLVPSPT encoded by the coding sequence ATGCGTCTTCTCGTGTTCGGCGGCACCGGCTTCCTCGGGTTGGAGATCACGCGTCAGGCACAGCTCGCAGGTGACGACGTCGTGGGCACCTTCCACACCCGCGTTCCGGCCAGCACCGGCGTGGACTGGCGCAGGGTCGACATCCGGCGCCGCGACGACGTCACGGCGTTGGCCCGGCAGGCCCGACCCGACGTGGTCGTCAATGCCGCGTACCGGCAGACAGACTGGGCAACCACCGCCGACGGCGGCACGCACGTCGCTCTCGCGGCGGCAGCGGTGGGAGCCCGGCTCGTGCACGTGTCCAGCGATGCGGTCTTTTCCGGTACGACCGCCAGCTACGACGAGACCCGACTGCCGGACCCCACGACACCGTACGGTGCCGCGAAGGCCGCGGCGGAGACTGCGATCAAGGGCATCGACCCGACGGCGATCATCGCCCGGACCTCACTGATCGTCGGTGACGGCGGCTCCCCGCACGAGGAGTACGTACACGCGCTGGCATCCGGTGCCGTGACCGGTGCCCTCTTCACCGACGACGTGCGCTGCCCCGGGCATGTCACCGACCTGGCTGCGGCGCTACTGGAACTGGCCGCGTCCCCGTACACCGGAGTACATCACGTCGCCGGGGTCGACGCCGTCAGCCGCTACGAGCTCGGCGTGCTGATCGCCCGACGGGACGGTCTCGACCACACCGCTCTCCCCACCGGCCTACGGGCCGCCACCAGCCTTCCAGGCCCCATCGACGTACGTCTGGACTGTGTCAGGACTCAGTCGCGGTTGACCACCCGCCTCCGGGGTGCGCGCGAGTTCCTCGTGCCCTCCCCGACCTGA
- a CDS encoding MFS transporter, protein MSHADPVRRPLWRDRNFGAYWVAQSLSAAGDSFAYIAVPLLVLHATGSVAQMGLLTAAAGAASVGAGIFGGILVDRYDRRTLMIAADLARLVLYSLIPLAWLGGPQIWLLFVVLPICEAAGMVFQVAAVTAVRNLVDRPRITEANGRLQATYAAAAVGGPLLAGVVSARFGPTAAIAINAASFALSAAGLWLVRLRRPDEDAGGDGAVGRESRLAEFLAGARFLWHQPVLRSLTVLLSVFIFLTYGFTDVLVYHVKHDLGGSDGTVGTVLGLAALGTIVGALLVAPLRRRRGFGITWIGAHTVCGLAIVGIGLVGDVRGVTVLTAVYLCGLSVGGICSMSLRQEITPDHLLGRVTSAFWSTHYSLGPAGAAVLTWVASRYGVTTVTLVAGAGCLLVGISGLFTPIRRAGSEPMVRRSEVQQAATSQAS, encoded by the coding sequence ATGAGCCATGCCGATCCGGTCCGGCGTCCCCTTTGGCGTGATCGCAACTTCGGCGCCTACTGGGTTGCACAGTCGCTCTCCGCCGCCGGCGACTCGTTCGCCTACATCGCGGTGCCGCTGCTCGTGCTCCACGCGACCGGGTCGGTCGCCCAGATGGGCCTGCTCACGGCTGCGGCCGGTGCCGCGTCCGTCGGTGCGGGGATCTTCGGCGGCATCCTGGTCGACCGGTACGACAGGCGGACCCTGATGATCGCCGCCGACCTGGCCCGGCTGGTGCTCTACAGCCTCATTCCGCTCGCCTGGCTCGGTGGTCCGCAGATCTGGCTGCTCTTCGTCGTGCTGCCGATCTGCGAGGCGGCCGGCATGGTGTTCCAGGTCGCCGCGGTGACCGCCGTGCGCAACCTCGTCGACCGGCCCAGGATCACCGAAGCCAACGGGCGCCTGCAGGCGACGTACGCGGCGGCGGCCGTGGGTGGGCCGCTGCTCGCCGGCGTGGTGTCGGCCCGGTTCGGCCCCACGGCGGCCATCGCCATCAACGCGGCCAGTTTCGCCCTGTCGGCCGCCGGCCTCTGGCTGGTGCGGCTCCGCAGGCCAGACGAGGATGCGGGGGGCGACGGCGCGGTGGGGCGGGAAAGCCGGCTGGCCGAGTTCCTAGCCGGCGCCCGGTTCCTCTGGCATCAGCCCGTGCTCCGCTCGCTGACCGTCCTCCTGTCGGTCTTCATCTTTCTGACGTACGGCTTCACCGACGTGCTCGTCTACCACGTCAAGCACGACCTCGGCGGCTCCGACGGCACTGTCGGCACGGTGCTGGGGTTGGCGGCGCTGGGCACGATCGTCGGAGCCCTGCTGGTGGCGCCGCTGCGCCGCAGGCGTGGCTTCGGCATCACCTGGATCGGCGCGCACACGGTGTGCGGTCTCGCCATCGTGGGCATCGGCCTCGTCGGGGACGTACGTGGTGTCACCGTGCTGACGGCGGTGTACCTGTGCGGCCTCAGCGTGGGCGGAATCTGCTCGATGTCGCTGCGCCAGGAGATCACACCCGATCACCTGCTCGGACGGGTCACGTCAGCCTTCTGGAGCACGCACTACTCGCTCGGGCCGGCCGGCGCCGCCGTGCTGACCTGGGTCGCGAGCCGGTACGGCGTCACCACGGTCACCCTCGTCGCGGGAGCGGGGTGTCTCCTGGTCGGAATCAGCGGGCTGTTCACGCCGATCCGCCGAGCCGGGTCGGAGCCGATGGTCCGCCGGTCGGAGGTTCAGCAGGCCGCGACCAGCCAGGCGTCGTGA